One genomic region from Cellulomonas hominis encodes:
- a CDS encoding MerR family transcriptional regulator, producing MTPTSTGALARAAALSEKAVRMYADRGLLRAERDPVTGARSFAPDQVDVARRIALLRGLDMPLADVARVLGADDPVAAFDALWSERHRAGERAAAAAEYARAVLGDAAAPPAGTTVTYRDVPGRLLLVQPAAATLPEMPTVLRATTEALFAHLAALDVPLAGPVHAEIASRATETFPADLRVCVPVPGPVRPAVGQSLVPDPAHREAVVALDQAQADDQALLVAVHDHLSTGSFGGPAPAGDNREVYLPSFGTGAAGTVLEVAVPVG from the coding sequence ATGACGCCCACCAGCACCGGCGCGCTCGCCCGCGCCGCCGCCCTGTCCGAGAAGGCCGTCCGGATGTACGCCGACCGCGGGCTGCTCCGCGCCGAGCGCGACCCTGTCACCGGAGCACGGTCGTTCGCCCCCGACCAGGTCGACGTCGCCCGCCGCATCGCGCTGCTGCGGGGGCTCGACATGCCGCTGGCCGACGTGGCGCGCGTGCTCGGTGCCGACGACCCGGTCGCGGCGTTCGACGCGCTGTGGAGCGAGCGGCACCGGGCCGGCGAGCGCGCGGCCGCGGCGGCGGAGTACGCGCGGGCGGTCCTCGGCGACGCCGCTGCCCCGCCCGCCGGGACCACCGTGACGTACCGCGACGTGCCCGGGCGCCTGCTCCTCGTGCAGCCCGCCGCCGCGACGCTGCCCGAGATGCCCACGGTGCTGCGCGCGACGACGGAGGCCCTGTTCGCGCACCTCGCGGCGCTCGACGTCCCGCTCGCCGGGCCGGTGCACGCCGAGATCGCGTCGCGCGCCACCGAGACGTTCCCCGCGGACCTGCGGGTGTGCGTCCCGGTGCCCGGGCCGGTCCGGCCCGCGGTCGGGCAGTCGCTCGTGCCGGACCCGGCGCACCGCGAGGCCGTCGTCGCCCTCGACCAGGCGCAGGCCGACGACCAGGCGCTGCTGGTGGCGGTGCACGACCACCTCTCGACCGGGTCCTTCGGCGGCCCGGCGCCGGCGGGGGACAACCGGGAGGTCTACCTCCCGTCGTTCGGCACCGGTGCGGCGGGCACGGTGCTGGAGGTCGCGGTCCCGGTCGGGTGA
- a CDS encoding glycoside hydrolase family 3 N-terminal domain-containing protein — protein sequence MPDQSTGAVSAVPAAPAAPVPPAMPVVSERVRDLHARMTLEEKLAQLVGYWLDQNGTVAPMQSEMAAGQKDSGQLPEITKHGLGHYTRVYGTRPVEPAERAAWLWAEQRRLKRETRLGIPALVHEECLTGLAAWQAATYPTPLAWGASFDPELVQEAGRAIGDSMRELGIHQGLAPVLDVVGDPRWGRVDECIGEDPYLVGTVGTAYVRGLQEAGVHATLKHFVAYSASTAGRNHAPVEAGPREIADVYLPPFEMAVRDGGARSVMNSYVDIDGVPVAASPEYLTRLLREEWGFDGVVVADYFAVAFLEVMHQIAADRGEAAALSLEAGIDIELPTGDAYLEPLAERVRAGLVDERLVDRAVLRALAQKEDLGLLDPDVYEDEPPTDIDLDSPRHRELTRRLAQESIVLLANDGVLPLRAPRRVAVVGPNASRAEALMGCYSFANHVLAHHPGLPMGFEIRSVHEALTAALGDAEIAYAEGCTVEGDDTTGFAEAVAAAEGADVAVVVVGDQAGLFGRGTVGEGNDVESLELPGAQRALVEALVATGTPVVMVLLTGRPYAIGWALDGSGARPAAVVQAFFPGEGGGDAIADVLTGAVNPSGRLPVSLPRAAGAQPYRYLHPVLGGPSDVTSTDPTPVRPFGFGLGYTTFAYADLAVDAEVDSAGTFEAAVTVTNTGDVAGTETVQLYGRDVLGSIVRPVAQLLGYARVDLAPGESRRVTFRVPTTRLAFADRRLVRVVEPGEVQVWVASHAQASAEHAELGDTTGGAISNARDREVRSVPGTATERASLAVTGAVHEVTAADARIVEVKVTAP from the coding sequence ATGCCCGACCAGTCCACCGGCGCGGTGTCCGCCGTGCCAGCAGCGCCCGCCGCACCCGTGCCGCCCGCCATGCCCGTCGTCTCCGAGCGGGTCCGCGACCTGCACGCCCGGATGACCCTCGAGGAGAAGCTGGCGCAGCTCGTCGGCTACTGGCTCGACCAGAACGGCACCGTCGCGCCGATGCAGTCGGAGATGGCCGCCGGGCAGAAGGACTCCGGGCAGCTCCCGGAGATCACGAAGCACGGACTGGGCCACTACACCCGGGTGTACGGCACCCGGCCGGTCGAGCCCGCCGAGCGCGCGGCCTGGCTCTGGGCCGAGCAGCGCCGGCTGAAGCGGGAGACCCGCCTCGGCATCCCCGCGCTGGTGCACGAGGAGTGCCTGACGGGCCTCGCCGCGTGGCAGGCGGCGACCTACCCGACGCCGCTGGCGTGGGGGGCGTCGTTCGACCCCGAGCTGGTGCAGGAGGCCGGCCGCGCGATCGGTGACTCCATGCGCGAGCTCGGCATCCACCAGGGTCTCGCGCCGGTGCTGGACGTCGTCGGCGACCCGCGCTGGGGCCGGGTGGACGAGTGCATCGGCGAGGACCCGTACCTCGTCGGCACCGTCGGCACCGCGTACGTGCGCGGCCTCCAGGAGGCGGGGGTGCACGCGACGCTCAAGCACTTCGTGGCGTACTCCGCGTCGACCGCCGGCCGGAACCACGCGCCGGTCGAGGCCGGGCCCCGCGAGATCGCCGACGTCTACCTGCCGCCGTTCGAGATGGCGGTCCGCGACGGCGGCGCCCGCTCGGTGATGAACTCCTACGTCGACATCGACGGCGTGCCGGTCGCGGCGAGCCCGGAGTACCTGACCCGGCTGCTCCGCGAGGAGTGGGGCTTCGACGGCGTCGTGGTCGCGGACTACTTCGCGGTGGCGTTCCTCGAGGTCATGCACCAGATCGCCGCCGACCGGGGCGAGGCCGCCGCGCTGTCGCTCGAGGCCGGCATCGACATCGAGCTGCCGACCGGCGACGCCTACCTGGAGCCGCTGGCCGAGCGGGTGCGCGCCGGGCTGGTGGACGAGCGCCTGGTCGACCGGGCCGTGCTGCGCGCGCTGGCGCAGAAGGAGGACCTCGGCCTGCTCGACCCCGACGTGTACGAGGACGAGCCGCCCACCGACATCGACCTGGACTCGCCGCGGCACCGGGAGCTCACCCGCCGGCTGGCGCAGGAGTCGATCGTGCTGCTCGCGAACGACGGGGTGCTGCCGCTGCGCGCGCCGCGCCGGGTCGCCGTGGTCGGTCCGAACGCGTCCCGCGCCGAGGCGCTCATGGGCTGCTACTCGTTCGCGAACCACGTGCTCGCGCACCACCCGGGCCTGCCGATGGGCTTCGAGATCCGCAGCGTGCACGAGGCGCTGACCGCCGCGCTCGGCGACGCGGAGATCGCGTACGCCGAGGGCTGCACCGTCGAGGGCGACGACACCACCGGCTTCGCGGAGGCCGTCGCCGCCGCCGAGGGCGCGGACGTCGCGGTCGTCGTGGTCGGCGACCAGGCGGGGCTGTTCGGCCGGGGCACCGTCGGCGAGGGCAACGACGTCGAGTCGCTCGAGCTGCCCGGGGCGCAGCGCGCGCTGGTCGAGGCGCTGGTCGCGACGGGCACGCCGGTCGTCATGGTGCTGCTCACCGGCCGGCCGTACGCGATCGGCTGGGCGCTCGACGGGTCCGGCGCGCGGCCCGCCGCGGTCGTCCAGGCGTTCTTCCCGGGCGAGGGCGGCGGCGACGCGATCGCCGACGTGCTCACCGGCGCGGTCAACCCCTCGGGCCGGCTGCCCGTCTCGCTGCCGCGCGCGGCCGGGGCGCAGCCGTACCGCTACCTGCACCCGGTGCTCGGCGGGCCGTCCGACGTGACGTCCACCGACCCGACGCCGGTGCGGCCGTTCGGGTTCGGCCTCGGGTACACGACGTTCGCGTACGCCGACCTGGCCGTGGACGCCGAGGTCGACTCCGCGGGGACGTTCGAGGCGGCGGTCACCGTGACCAACACCGGCGACGTCGCGGGCACGGAGACCGTCCAGCTGTACGGGCGCGACGTGCTCGGCTCGATCGTCCGGCCCGTGGCGCAGCTGCTCGGGTACGCGCGCGTCGACCTCGCGCCGGGCGAGTCCCGCCGGGTGACGTTCCGGGTGCCGACGACGCGGCTCGCCTTCGCGGACCGGCGGCTCGTGCGGGTCGTCGAGCCCGGCGAGGTGCAGGTCTGGGTCGCGTCGCACGCGCAGGCCTCCGCCGAGCACGCCGAGCTCGGGGACACCACCGGCGGCGCCATCAGCAACGCGCGCGACCGCGAGGTGCGGTCCGTGCCCGGCACGGCCACCGAGCGCGCGTCGCTCGCGGTCACCGGCGCGGTGCACGAGGTGACGGCGGCGGACGCCCGGATCGTCGAGGTGAAGGTCACCGCTCCGTGA
- a CDS encoding ABC transporter substrate-binding protein codes for MKARKTLAISAAMLVGAMGLSACGGSGDEAASSGDGDVTITWWHNSNNDPGKSYYEQVAADFEADHPGVTIEISAMQHEDMLTKLDAAFQSGDVPSVYMERGGGELADHVEAGLTKDISEAAADEIDKIGGSVAGWQVDGQTYALPFSLGVVGFWYNTEIFEQAGITEAPATMDDLYAAIDKLKAAGVEPISVGAGDKWPAAHYWYYFALRQCAQDVLTDAVKTLDFSDDCFVRAGEDLEALVAAEPFNAGFLSTPAQSGPTSASGLLATGKVAMELAGHWEPGVMQGLTEDGKGLGDATGWFPFPEVDGGDGDPAAQLGGGDAWAVSQDAPDEAVEFVKYLVSDEVQKGFAENDMGLPTNPTASQYVADPALANLLQVRNDAPFVQLYFDTAFGASVGGAMNDAIALAFAGQATPQDIVDATQAAADAEK; via the coding sequence ATGAAGGCTAGGAAGACACTGGCGATCTCGGCCGCGATGCTGGTCGGGGCCATGGGGCTCAGCGCCTGCGGCGGCAGCGGGGACGAGGCGGCGTCGTCCGGCGACGGCGACGTCACGATCACCTGGTGGCACAACTCGAACAACGACCCGGGCAAGAGCTACTACGAGCAGGTCGCGGCCGACTTCGAGGCCGACCACCCCGGCGTGACCATCGAGATCAGCGCCATGCAGCACGAGGACATGCTGACCAAGCTCGACGCCGCGTTCCAGAGCGGCGACGTGCCGAGCGTCTACATGGAGCGTGGGGGCGGCGAGCTCGCCGACCACGTCGAGGCGGGCCTCACGAAGGACATCTCCGAGGCCGCGGCCGACGAGATCGACAAGATCGGCGGCTCCGTCGCCGGCTGGCAGGTCGACGGCCAGACCTACGCGCTGCCGTTCTCCCTCGGCGTCGTGGGCTTCTGGTACAACACCGAGATCTTCGAGCAGGCCGGTATCACCGAGGCGCCCGCGACGATGGACGACCTGTACGCCGCGATCGACAAGCTCAAGGCCGCCGGCGTCGAGCCCATCTCGGTCGGCGCGGGCGACAAGTGGCCCGCCGCGCACTACTGGTACTACTTCGCCCTGCGCCAGTGCGCGCAGGACGTGCTGACCGACGCGGTGAAGACGCTCGACTTCTCGGACGACTGCTTCGTCCGGGCGGGTGAGGACCTCGAGGCGCTCGTCGCGGCGGAGCCGTTCAACGCCGGCTTCCTGTCCACCCCGGCGCAGTCCGGCCCGACCTCGGCCTCCGGCCTCCTCGCGACCGGCAAGGTCGCCATGGAGCTCGCCGGCCACTGGGAGCCCGGCGTGATGCAGGGGCTCACCGAGGACGGCAAGGGCCTCGGCGACGCCACCGGCTGGTTCCCCTTCCCGGAGGTCGACGGCGGCGACGGCGACCCGGCCGCGCAGCTCGGCGGCGGTGACGCCTGGGCCGTCTCGCAGGACGCCCCGGACGAGGCCGTGGAGTTCGTGAAGTACCTGGTCTCGGACGAGGTGCAGAAGGGCTTCGCCGAGAACGACATGGGCCTGCCGACGAACCCGACGGCGAGCCAGTACGTGGCCGACCCCGCCCTGGCGAACCTGCTCCAGGTCCGGAACGACGCCCCGTTCGTGCAGCTGTACTTCGACACCGCGTTCGGTGCCTCGGTCGGCGGCGCGATGAACGACGCCATCGCCCTGGCCTTCGCCGGCCAGGCGACGCCGCAGGACATCGTCGACGCCACGCAGGCAGCGGCCGACGCCGAGAAGTGA
- a CDS encoding carbohydrate ABC transporter permease, which produces MTDDTLSVRTPGRASTARPGAPAPAAETPRARMSRSPWRKRLEITFFVAPALVLFLTFVIWPMLKAVQMSAYRWKGYGPMVDFVGLKNYVSVLQNDVFTDAFVHNMIIVVGSIAVQLPLGLAIALLLNRKMWGQGLLRTIIFVPYVLAEVIAGVVWFQLLQPQYGVVDTLLEAIGLQGPAQGWLGTPEYALWTVLVVLTWKYLGLAVILFLAGLQGVPEELYEAAQLDGATWWQVQRRITIPLLGPTLRTWAFLSMIGSLQLFDMVWILTGGGPANATTTMATFLINEGTKRQNYGIAGAASVILFAVALIMALAYQHFILRRDTQDDAPRKKANR; this is translated from the coding sequence ATGACCGACGACACCCTGTCGGTCCGGACCCCCGGCCGCGCCAGCACGGCGCGGCCGGGGGCCCCGGCCCCGGCCGCCGAGACCCCCCGGGCGAGGATGTCCCGCTCGCCCTGGCGCAAGCGCCTGGAGATCACGTTCTTCGTGGCCCCCGCGCTCGTGCTGTTCCTCACCTTCGTCATCTGGCCGATGCTCAAGGCCGTCCAGATGTCCGCCTACCGGTGGAAGGGCTACGGCCCGATGGTCGACTTCGTCGGCCTGAAGAACTACGTGAGCGTGCTGCAGAACGACGTCTTCACGGACGCGTTCGTGCACAACATGATCATCGTGGTCGGCTCCATCGCGGTGCAGCTCCCGCTCGGTCTGGCCATCGCTCTGCTGCTCAACCGCAAGATGTGGGGGCAGGGCCTGCTGCGGACCATCATCTTCGTGCCGTACGTGCTCGCCGAGGTCATCGCGGGTGTCGTCTGGTTCCAGCTCCTGCAGCCGCAGTACGGCGTCGTCGACACCCTGCTCGAGGCCATCGGGCTCCAGGGGCCGGCGCAGGGCTGGCTCGGGACGCCCGAGTACGCGCTGTGGACCGTGCTCGTCGTCCTCACCTGGAAGTACCTCGGCCTCGCGGTCATCCTGTTCCTCGCCGGCCTGCAGGGCGTGCCCGAGGAGCTCTACGAGGCCGCGCAGCTCGACGGCGCGACGTGGTGGCAGGTGCAGCGCCGGATCACGATCCCGCTGCTCGGCCCCACCCTGCGCACCTGGGCGTTCCTGTCGATGATCGGCTCGCTCCAGCTGTTCGACATGGTCTGGATCCTCACCGGCGGCGGTCCCGCCAACGCCACGACCACCATGGCGACCTTCCTCATCAACGAGGGCACCAAGCGGCAGAACTACGGCATCGCCGGTGCCGCCTCGGTGATCCTCTTCGCGGTCGCGCTGATCATGGCGCTCGCGTACCAGCACTTCATCCTGCGGCGCGACACGCAGGACGACGCCCCCCGGAAGAAGGCGAACCGATGA
- a CDS encoding GntR family transcriptional regulator — MTNDAAAHLVELDARPSLREHVRHSLRAAIVTGELETGRVYSAPVLAATFGVSATPVREAMLDLIKEGLVERLPNKGYRVVEISEQDLDDITALRRLVEPAGMRDAVPHVPESEFGRLRGLAQLVIEAASQEDLVAYVDHDREFHLAILGYCGNRRLVELVAELRARTRLYGLPVLAAHHDLAATAAEHLELMDLIERRDAPAVEALMQQHLGHVRGLWARPTS; from the coding sequence ATGACGAACGACGCTGCCGCCCACCTCGTGGAGCTGGACGCCCGCCCGAGCCTGCGCGAGCACGTCCGGCACTCGCTGCGCGCGGCGATCGTCACCGGCGAGCTCGAGACCGGGCGCGTCTACTCGGCGCCCGTGCTCGCGGCGACGTTCGGGGTGTCCGCGACCCCGGTCCGCGAGGCCATGCTCGACCTCATCAAGGAGGGTCTGGTCGAGCGGCTGCCGAACAAGGGCTACCGGGTCGTCGAGATCTCCGAGCAGGACCTCGACGACATCACCGCGCTGCGCCGGCTGGTCGAACCCGCCGGCATGCGCGACGCGGTGCCGCACGTCCCGGAGTCGGAGTTCGGCCGGCTCCGCGGCCTCGCGCAGCTGGTCATCGAGGCGGCGTCCCAGGAGGACCTCGTCGCCTACGTCGACCACGACCGCGAGTTCCACCTCGCGATCCTCGGGTACTGCGGGAACCGGCGCCTGGTCGAGCTCGTCGCCGAGCTGCGCGCCCGGACCCGCCTGTACGGCCTGCCGGTCCTCGCCGCGCACCACGACCTCGCGGCGACCGCCGCCGAGCACCTCGAGCTCATGGACCTGATCGAGCGGCGCGACGCCCCCGCCGTCGAGGCGCTCATGCAGCAGCACCTCGGGCACGTCCGGGGGCTCTGGGCGCGACCGACCTCCTGA
- a CDS encoding PAS and ANTAR domain-containing protein codes for MTEPTGDPPGAVAAGTFRVDRATGSWWWSDAVYAIHGFAPHEVVPTTGLFVAHLHPDDREDVRAALDRTLADGVPMRSAHRLVDARGREHLVTVVLEAPAPPDGTAAVLRGHLVDATARVDAQTRAEATASIVASARNRALIDQAVGAIAFSEQVDAETAFAMLRVASNDANVPLRHLGRLIAEALPGLGGDPERLNRFLRDLTAAAHQHAPRDR; via the coding sequence ATGACCGAGCCGACAGGCGACCCGCCCGGCGCCGTGGCCGCCGGGACCTTCCGCGTGGACCGGGCCACCGGGTCGTGGTGGTGGTCCGACGCGGTGTACGCGATCCACGGGTTCGCGCCGCACGAGGTGGTGCCGACCACCGGGCTGTTCGTCGCGCACCTGCACCCCGACGACCGGGAGGACGTCCGGGCGGCCCTGGACCGGACGCTCGCCGACGGGGTGCCGATGCGGTCGGCCCACCGGCTGGTCGACGCCCGCGGGCGGGAGCACCTCGTCACGGTGGTCCTCGAGGCGCCCGCGCCGCCGGACGGCACCGCTGCTGTCCTCCGGGGCCACCTGGTCGACGCGACCGCGCGGGTGGACGCGCAGACGCGCGCCGAGGCCACCGCGTCGATCGTCGCGTCGGCCCGGAACCGCGCGCTGATCGACCAGGCCGTCGGGGCGATCGCGTTCAGCGAGCAGGTCGACGCGGAGACCGCGTTCGCGATGCTGCGGGTCGCGTCGAACGACGCGAACGTCCCGCTGCGCCACCTGGGGCGCCTGATCGCGGAGGCGCTGCCGGGCCTGGGCGGCGACCCGGAGCGGCTCAACCGGTTCCTCCGGGACCTCACGGCGGCGGCGCACCAGCACGCCCCGCGCGACCGCTGA
- a CDS encoding acyl-CoA thioesterase: MNLYLRLLLLRLRSPRRPRVGAWDVARTSFRVVPTDLDLLGHVNNGKYLTLMDVARIDLLMRAGVWDELRRRGWYPVVAGQTITYRRSLRLGQRFDVYSRAVGIDDRWVYVEQTFCVGRDVYARAVVRSRFLKRSGGSVERAELEELVGPAPDARDVPEWVREWTGASRIPAAYEVDAA; the protein is encoded by the coding sequence GTGAACCTGTACCTCCGCCTGCTGCTGCTCCGGCTGCGGTCCCCGCGGCGGCCCCGCGTCGGCGCGTGGGACGTGGCGCGGACGTCGTTCCGGGTCGTGCCGACCGACCTCGACCTGCTCGGGCACGTCAACAACGGCAAGTACCTCACGCTGATGGACGTGGCCCGCATCGACCTGCTGATGCGCGCGGGCGTGTGGGACGAGCTCCGGCGGCGCGGCTGGTACCCGGTGGTCGCCGGGCAGACCATCACCTACCGGCGGTCGCTGCGGCTGGGCCAGCGGTTCGACGTGTACTCGCGCGCGGTCGGGATCGACGACCGGTGGGTCTACGTCGAGCAGACGTTCTGCGTCGGCCGGGACGTGTACGCCCGCGCGGTGGTGCGCTCGCGGTTCCTCAAGCGCTCCGGGGGCTCGGTCGAGCGGGCGGAGCTGGAGGAGCTCGTCGGCCCCGCGCCGGACGCGCGCGACGTGCCGGAGTGGGTGCGGGAGTGGACCGGGGCGTCGCGGATCCCGGCGGCCTACGAGGTCGATGCGGCCTGA
- a CDS encoding carbohydrate ABC transporter permease, giving the protein MTAVTAPARTAGTSPAPRRQRRGRSFQGGSPLVYAISLVVVALTLGPVLYGVLGGFRTNAQLAESPAGLPSPWVLDNYRGVLTNPSFWTYALNSSAIAIITTAIVVVFGIMAAYPLARYQFRGREALFTVFVVGLLFPATVAIIPLFILISRDLGMGNTWWGVALPQAAFALPMTVVILRPFLMALPKELEEAAMLDGTTRIGFFWRIAIPLSAPGMVTVGVLAFVGSWNAYLLPLLLLQGDMKTLPLGVADFSSEHSADTAGVFAFTSLAMIPALVFFLAMQRRIVSGLQGAVKG; this is encoded by the coding sequence ATGACGGCCGTCACCGCGCCGGCGCGGACCGCCGGCACGTCCCCCGCACCGCGGCGCCAGCGTCGCGGCCGGTCCTTCCAGGGCGGCAGCCCGCTCGTCTACGCGATCTCGCTCGTCGTGGTCGCCCTGACCCTCGGCCCCGTGCTCTACGGCGTCCTCGGCGGGTTCCGCACCAACGCCCAGCTCGCCGAGAGCCCGGCCGGCCTGCCGTCGCCGTGGGTCCTGGACAACTACCGGGGCGTCCTGACCAACCCGAGCTTCTGGACCTACGCGCTGAACTCCAGCGCCATCGCGATCATCACGACGGCGATCGTGGTCGTGTTCGGGATCATGGCCGCCTACCCGCTGGCCCGGTACCAGTTCCGGGGCCGTGAGGCGCTGTTCACCGTCTTCGTGGTCGGCCTGCTGTTCCCGGCGACCGTCGCGATCATCCCGTTGTTCATCCTGATCTCGCGGGACCTCGGGATGGGGAACACCTGGTGGGGCGTCGCCCTCCCGCAGGCGGCGTTCGCGCTGCCGATGACCGTCGTCATCCTGCGGCCGTTCCTCATGGCGCTGCCGAAGGAGCTCGAGGAGGCGGCGATGCTCGACGGCACGACGCGCATCGGGTTCTTCTGGCGGATCGCGATCCCGCTGTCGGCGCCGGGCATGGTGACGGTCGGCGTGCTCGCGTTCGTCGGCTCGTGGAACGCGTACCTCCTGCCGCTGCTCCTGCTCCAGGGGGACATGAAGACCCTCCCGCTCGGCGTCGCGGACTTCTCGTCCGAGCACTCGGCCGACACCGCCGGGGTCTTCGCATTCACCTCCCTCGCGATGATCCCCGCCCTCGTGTTCTTCCTCGCCATGCAGCGCCGCATCGTGTCGGGCCTGCAGGGCGCCGTGAAGGGCTGA
- a CDS encoding LacI family DNA-binding transcriptional regulator, producing MRRRVTITDVAQEAGVSVATVSKVINGRDGIAAGTAAHVQQVVERLGYESSLVARGMRSQRTHAVGVLVAEFEPFSTEILKGAGAALAGTDYALLAYTGGGAGRAGWERRYLSRLSGTLIDGAVLVTPTVVDPVAGVPVVAVDPHAGPGATPTVDSDNLEGAMLGVRHLLGLGHRRIGFLGGRRDLESSALREAGYVQALIDAGVTPDPALLHVAEYRRDAAYEATAAMLALPDPPTAVFAANDVSAMGILDAAGRLGVRVPDDLSVVGFDDIPESASTTPPLTTVRQEIQQLGAVAVRLLLDLLDGSGVGAAGDAPGHVRLPTSLVVRGSTAAPRRTA from the coding sequence ATGAGACGCCGGGTGACGATCACGGACGTCGCCCAGGAGGCCGGGGTCTCCGTGGCGACCGTGTCGAAGGTGATCAACGGCCGCGACGGGATCGCCGCCGGGACCGCCGCGCACGTGCAGCAGGTCGTGGAGCGCCTCGGCTACGAGTCGAGCCTCGTCGCGCGGGGCATGCGGTCGCAGCGGACCCACGCGGTCGGCGTGCTGGTCGCCGAGTTCGAGCCGTTCAGCACCGAGATCCTCAAGGGCGCCGGGGCCGCGCTCGCCGGCACCGACTACGCCCTGCTCGCGTACACCGGCGGGGGCGCGGGGCGGGCCGGCTGGGAGCGCCGCTACCTCTCCCGGCTCAGCGGCACGCTCATCGACGGCGCCGTCCTCGTCACCCCCACGGTCGTGGACCCCGTCGCCGGCGTCCCGGTCGTGGCGGTCGACCCGCACGCCGGTCCCGGGGCCACCCCGACGGTCGACTCGGACAACCTCGAGGGCGCGATGCTCGGCGTCCGGCACCTGCTCGGCCTCGGGCACCGGCGCATCGGCTTCCTCGGCGGGCGCCGCGACCTCGAGTCCTCCGCGCTGCGCGAGGCCGGCTACGTCCAGGCGCTCATCGACGCCGGCGTCACCCCCGACCCGGCGCTCCTGCACGTGGCCGAGTACCGCCGCGACGCCGCCTACGAGGCGACCGCCGCCATGCTCGCCCTGCCCGACCCGCCGACCGCCGTGTTCGCCGCGAACGACGTGTCCGCCATGGGCATCCTCGACGCCGCCGGGCGGCTCGGCGTCCGGGTGCCGGACGACCTGTCCGTTGTCGGCTTCGACGACATCCCCGAGTCGGCGTCGACCACCCCGCCGCTCACCACCGTCCGGCAGGAGATCCAGCAGCTCGGGGCGGTCGCGGTGCGGCTGCTGCTCGACCTGCTCGACGGCTCCGGCGTCGGCGCGGCCGGGGACGCGCCGGGGCACGTGCGGCTGCCGACGTCGCTCGTGGTGCGGGGCTCGACGGCGGCGCCGCGTCGCACGGCATGA